The Aricia agestis chromosome 8, ilAriAges1.1, whole genome shotgun sequence genomic sequence taaaaaataataaaataaaaattgttttatttctgaataaatttgaatcaaatattttcagaatgttgaactacatgttgcctaccaccggttcgggaactaacccggcgagaagaaccggcgtaagaaactcgcacggggccactttttagtaaaaaagtggaaaatttgtcttttaaaaaaataaaatttacaatgtaaataacttaatctatacaatatgaatacacaattgaaagtcacatataataaatgtagaagcagccttgcaagcagccatcctactcccaagatgtgctatcgtttaggaaatctttgaccggctttggcacacaaacgttctttaattacttttttaaatttattaattgatagattttgaacgttttccgggattttattgtaaaggcgtatacattgacctttaaaagatttacttattttgctaagtctgatcactggtatttccagcttgtgcctatttctagtgtttctaccgtgactatcacttttagttttaaatttagttaaattctttctaacatacaatacattatccaaaatgtattgagaagcaacagttagaataccaatttctttaaacttttctctcagagattcaaaagctgacattttataaattgagcgtatagctcgcttctgcagcacaaaatgAATGAGAAATGATACTCTTAAATATCacagattttttatttgtactactGTTTAGACTAGGTTTAAGAAATCCTATTTTGTTACCAGAATTATATTTTGGTTACTGTCCCATAAAAGCGGGCGCatatttctttgattttttaaatattttattacgatattattatgtttttgtgatgaagacaaaaataaatacttcgTTTTTgcattatatatgtataaaaaaattatacaagatAAAATAGACTCAATATTGTAAAGATGAGAAAGAGTTGTGGCCAAATAGTAACGTAAAGGAAACATTACCAcctatattttaagattttacttttaaaaatagacagatattttaaaaacaaattaaattttgttttattatccgatttaatcaaataaaatttctaataacaCAATTCAACATTGAATTTACGTAATCTAGTAAAGgtaacaaaataggaaattttctgCACCTCGGGTTTGTTTTAATAGATTTTgctatttattaacattttatatctgAAAACAACCCCTATTCCAAATTTTGTAGACATTTACCCATatcttaaaataacaaaatcggtaatatttaaacatttttattttatcatattttctaaaaaattatacaaatttTTTGAGAAACGCTCATATGTATGTGCTACATTTTGtgaattattttaagtaataattctTAATCAGTCTCCACTGAGCCTGCATATTGCAGAATATTGGCTATAattgtattgtatttttaacATGCCTTTTATTTAGCACagtaactaacaatttgtaAATCATGCAAAACTTtccattacaatatttttttttatataaacattagttataataattcttcaagccccataagagcaccggtgatcgcgacaacaatcgaagtaataataataatatgatttaccTGTAAAGCCTCAAATAGATCAACCTCACTGTCCATAAACTTCTCTGGTTGATCGGGAAACTTTATGCGCATTTCCCTATTTTTGAGAGCTTTCTTTTCAAAATTGAGAACTAATTTTTTTACAGCAGTGTCATCCAAAACTTCACCCTGCAAAAAATTTACTGGATTTAACACAAATAatcatttaatactttttatgatataaagtagctttaaaagaaataaattattaggaataaaaaaaaacttaaatatatgtatagtataaaagtctactaataataaaaactaaggaatcgtaactcccatactattacagttttaaatttggttccttttgatctgtcatgtcacatcagcctagtaccgctcaaggtcacctaaatattgcaaatgtattgaaatgtgtacctaaggtacacttttttgacaagtattgtggagcatgttttttgacggagttacttttccttagcttttattattcgtagataaaagtattaaatgtatttccgttgtctggtacgtgtaacacaagtccttcaggtacttagcacagggccagactgacgtggtgtgaagctattattatttgtggATAAGTTAATACTTATCATTTAGCTGTAAGACAAATTTTAATTCTAGCAAACAACAACcactaataacaataattttactaataacCAAAATTACCTCTGTTGCTTCTGTTTCTACAAATCTAAGTATATCTTCTCGTTCTTTATCCGAAATCGCAGGTTCTATAGGCAGCTTATGTCCAAGGGAGACTTGATCAACATTGGATTTACTGCCCAGTTTCCTAGATTTGGCTGCACGTGGAGTTTCATCGTCAGAATCATCCAATTCATCCTCGTTTGGTCTTTTTGGTGTAGGCACCGGCTAAACAAAACGTTTTTGGTTACGTATAGATGAACATAGTTTATGTAAGTGGTAATTTATTGGTATTACCTTAAACGAAAGCAATTCACCGACATCCATTTTTGTTTCCTGACTTTATACTGTTTAACAACTAATAGTCATGTAAACttattctataaaataaatgtaaaaatgacaATAGAAACTTTATTTGAGCTATTAATGcgattataaatataaaaattaaagaataaaTCGAGTTTGTTGTTTCGTTTCCTTCTTCTTCTTGCAAAAACGCATCGGTGTCAAATCGGTGTTGACAAATgacagcttttttttttttcatataatggcacttcggctataaccatggccagtgtcgagtataatattatggcgggaaaacaatattctttatacaattttttctatattatcgtcaggtcagtcaggtctaaagtctagtcaaagtctaagtataaagtcaatacagtcaagaagtcaagtcggtcgattcagtaaagtggtaggacgctttactgaaacttttgatggagttttggagggaacacaaaagagcacgtttctggttattacatcactttcctacacttgtgcacgataacgaatatttaatggttaatatcctaccaatattacacattaaaaacccagataacacaattttaggaaaataatataaaaacacaacatcactctttcacattcttccaaaaAACCCAAATGACAGCTGACAGTGACATTTACTTTTTTTGCCCTACCATCAATTTATGTTGTggaggcacttcacatggctatttgttttgctatttgtaatttgttgcatttggcaaaattattgaCGTATACATAAACAAGCAAATAATTCAACACATGGacgtcaaataccaaacttttacttAATTTTGTTTACTTGCCTATTTGACTCTTTTGATGTGCGTCAAAAACCCCGACAAAGGTACAGATAcgtcatagacttaatatatactgttataggtttatgggatacgtgtatttggtattggtcatatttgtcaaataggcaaataaggccaatactTTGTCAAACATACTGTCTACAGTGTAGTACACATGGTAATTGTTTGGCgtatcaaatacgcaaatacaaatagtCATGTGAAGTGCCTCCATTAAAGTTTTCAGCcacttttgtaatattttttatcgtttTCGGCATATTCTGAACTGCCTCGGGGCAGGGTGATTTAAACTTCGTATATTTCCGTATCCTGCCGGCCCACTCTGCCCCGGCCCCCGGGGCAgctcagatgccgaaaacgctattagaAAACAGTCATCAAACAATAGATAGAAAACTCACGAATCATACCTAAATATAGAAAACATaagaattgtttttttatttcaattttgaaaaaatattaaaagaaacggatattatgtcaattgtcaaagtTCTCTAATCTCtggcaatttaaaaaatagcgCCAAAACAACAACTGCTGCAATAATGATatggtatttaaatatatttattcatacGTATAATATAacgtataataagtaataacgtatattacaacataatacgtacaattttatacattattttataaattaactttAGTGCACTTTGGTTGTAGAGTGCGAAAATGTTATTGTAAGTTTGGAATAATAGTTAGATTTGGAGCaaatatattaaatgtaatGATGGAAGTAAGTAAAAATAAGTTCTTTCTAGTAATTGAAATATATTAAGGTgagataaaagtatttttttcattttattacctACCTTATTTCTTTTAGTACAATAAACTATTTCCTACAATCAAATCAGAATCACAGCTACGAAGCTTGTTAGAATCACTATCATTGACTGAGAATATCCAATCACTGTACACAATATTTTCCACTTTGGGATACTACATTTTATGCAACGTAAGaatttatacattttacattttttctcataagtattttaaaatattaatttcaagaTTGAGCGAATATATTACAGCCAATTCGTATCTTTTAGCCTCAACACAGCGAGATAGTCATAAAATTCAAGCCCTTGTATGATAAAATTTTACTGGTATTGAACCAAGGACCATCTCCCAAGACTAGACTAACTTTTACTTTAATAGCTTCCCTAATACTGGCCGAGTCGGGTACTGATCTAAGTAAGACGGAAGCATTAAGAATGTACGCGCAAAACATGATCAGAATAAGTGGCTGCTTATCGGCTCTTTGTCATTTATTCACAAACTCTATGCTGGTAAATATTCCTTTAATGATACTTATGACTACTCCTTAATATTACTGCTTCCTTTATACTCTAATGTAATTAgttataattacttttatcaaaatatatttgaagGTTACCTGAAACTATTTTTTGCAGCAACACGAAACCTGGATTACCCTCTGCAGAGCTCTGAGTGAGGCATGCCACAAGTCCGTGCTAAATCAGAATTATTGTTCCCACCTGATACCTCTGGTAAATTCAgaacttaaggtgacgccgcgttaaagtaaaaaaccgtgttggatatgttttagattgcttgttttctatgagaggccggcccggcctctcatagacaACAAGCAATGacacaagcaatggaacagcaaaaaatggaaagggcgtagcgagaaaatggtttttgtcgcgtaatttaaaaatcataaatacttttcatataagctatgggcaaattaaagtgtatgcttgaaccaatttttgtacatacaaattttggaagcttaaatcactctcctctgttggcaaaataggaatcctttttttttacagaggtttttttgattgattattctgagttataaaagttgaccaatcgtgttatgctatgagtaattaaaagacaaagacatgatgaatactgacaatgaactttaatttcttagctttagtcattgctgagaaaaatcgatatcgctacagccaaattagtagggtagactgggtacggttgtgacaGTCGTCATAACAGCGAAACTATACGGAATATGGGGACGGGTGCTAAGAGAGAAAGACGCGTCTTGCAAGTCTGAATGCTTCTCCTAACAATGCTTCCGCCAGCACTTGACGATAACGTTATTAGGGGCCTTCATTGCTTTTTAACAGTCAAAAGTAAGTTTTCTTGcttgatttatttcaatgtttactattttttgcATACAAATAACCTATGTCGTGTATTTTCCTATTATAAGTTGATCATTAGTAGTTAACtacaagtgattattttttacgtaaatCGTTTAGCCGATTCGTGGCACTTGTTTGATAATTGAAATTCTGTGTTGGGTACAGTTGTGACAAATCTTATGGGTACGGTTGTGACATACATTTGtcctatattttttctttgatgTCCTAAAAACGCTTGCAGAAGATTAAACGAACGCAGGATATTATCAGTCAATACGAAAATACTTACGAAGAAGTCAAATGTAGGACTTATTTACAGAGAACGGCGAAATTCATCAAAAATGCATCGGATGTCGTTGTTTTGGTCGATAAATATGTTTAGAAATAGACTATGTTTTGATACGCTAGATGAATTTGTTTAGAATAAGATTATGATGTTTTATggtacatttttaatgaaatacaaatcatataaatcatttttttgaAGGTGTCACTACTGACCACAACTACTGTCACAACCGTCCTTGGGTTGTGGTCGGTTGTGACAATTTCCCTCtttcttttaaatttgattccATGACTAATACATCGAATTTTAGCATgatatattagtatttttatgtagaCAAATAGATAAACATGGTTTGTGACAAAATTTTCCTGGCTAGctgtaaaattaacaaaattattctCTTCCAAACCAAAATtgtcacaaccgtacccagTCTACCCTATTGTTAGGTCCTATTAAATATTGCACTACCTACGTAAATATCTCGTTGTCTAGTATTAATTATATGTAGCTTGCCTCTTTCCCTCGCTTATAAAAATACGATAGAAATGGCAATAATTTTGTGcgcgagtgaaagagacaacTGCCGTCTATAGACTCCAGTGTCTAGACTTTAGCAATCGTTCAAAGTACGAATTTctattggcggctctcgacataggcgaacgcgttggccaacgcgtctgcagacgcgttggcagtgcgcttgcaacggcgtttgtgagtaatccacacataggaaggtcgttcagtatgctttggatcgcgccaatgtgcggacggattcaaaatggatgtttagtcgctaacagctgcagctgtttatttattcacagcttataattactttgtaaatgtggacaagaaaaagtttttaaagagtattctcgaaataaataaataaaaggcgagaaaacgtaacaaacaaagaaataaactcacttttacataatattttataatattaaaataatataagtaattattttattacctacttattatttattaaattattacatacaaaaattattacatattataataattatcataattataactccgggcaaactgatcgcgcggcctatgtgtggatggagcgcgaagcttgcgacaaatgtcctttgatcttttgccgacatttccaacccgcgcggcaagctcgcagacgcgtcggccaacgtctaaatacctacggccaacgcgcgaacgcccgttctacacattgggccaacgcgtctgcagacgcgttggccaacgcgttcgcctattgccggctcttgatataggcgaacgcgttggccaacgcgtctgcagacgcgttggcagtgcgcttgcaacggcgtttgtgagtaatccacacataggaaggtcgttcagtatgctttggatcgcgccaatgtgcggacggattcaaaatggatgtttagtcgctaacagctgcagctgtttatttattcacagcttataattactttgtaaatgtggacaagaaaaagtttttaaagagtattctggaaataaataaataaaaggcgagaaaacgtaacaaacaaagaaataaactcacttttacataatattttataatattaaaataatataagtaattattttattacctacttattatttattaaattattacatacaaaaattattacatatgataataattatcataattataactccgggcaaactgatcgcgcggcctatgtgtggatggagcacgaagcttgcgacaaatgtcctttgatcttttgccgacatttccgacccgcgcggcaagctcgcagatgcgtcggccaacgtctaaatacctacggccaacgcgcgaacgcccgttctacacattgggccaacgcgtctgcagacgcgttggccaacgcgttcgcctatatcaagagccggcatatgtcgagagccgccatatgtgTTTCTCGACCGCACTTTTAGTGTATAGAACGCTGCCGCCGCAGTAACACGGAGGTTCTGCTCGTACTACACAGCCTGCTGGTCGACCACCACACAAATATTAAAGTGTTCTATGAATCCGATGGAATGTCGGTTTTCACCaggtaagaaaataaagaatgtCTTCAAAAATTAGAAGTTCAAATAGTTTATACTTGAAAAGtcatctagacacgcggtagcgtgtctATTACCGTAAAGCCTATGAACTCGTCATGCCCAATGAGACCAAATCACATAAAGATTGGTGACAACCCCCCAAAATgtaggttatgacttatgttatGTAGGTAGGTAAGTATGTCTTTTATTTTGTCAAAGGTATTATTTTAGTCATCTATTCTTACTATGTATAGAGAAACCCTCCTGCATACGTCGTATCTGAGCACACTCAACACCGTCATCGAAGGCACTAAGCCCTCGCATCGCGAGTACGTTAGAAACTCCAACAGCATATTCCAATGTCTGCGCCGATGGGTACTCACTGACGAGAGCGGCTCTGCGGTAAGGAAACTAATAAGTTCATAATTGGTTTAAGacatttattttctcaaaagAACTTACACAATTCACTTAACtgagaaaatatataattatcagTTAACTAGCTCTAAGCGTACCGCGTGTACAAGCTTAcaataatacattataatattataaactttgctCAAAACATTACAAATTTTTACAACACTTAttcataactaataagtaagtaatttttgTTTTCGTTTTGAGGGTGGACagtaaaaacttacgtaaataCAGAATAACATCATGGATCTCATATTACTGGATGTGGCAATAtacatgttatattattattttgtttattatgttttagtttatgtaattataaatatagCAAGTACTTTTTagttatatattaattatgttcATAGTTAATTATGAAATCTataataaaacatataaaatacataatttttataatattatttatttaattttagatttttaaaatgttgcttaattaaacttttaaatttaGACATTGTTTTTGAATCTTTAATGTTTTTTGGCAGGTGTCAAAAAATTCCCTCAAATAGTAGATTCTTTTTACCATAGTTCGTTCTTGGTAAGCTGAGTACGATGTCATtcgaatttcttaattttattctttGTATCTGCTGTTTTTTGGTTAATTCTATTTCGGAATGGATTTCcttgttaataatttttctaatgaGTATAGCTGTGTAGTAAGTATATGTTTGTAtgatattcattttattagtttCTGTATATATCTTATCACTTGGCGTTAGGTAAtcataattaaacaatatttttagtaatttattttgagcggtctgtattatttttaaatttgatttggCAGCAGTGCCCCAAACTTCTATAAGGAAATCAATATGTGGTTTAATTAGTGAATTATATATTGTATGACGTACTTTTATAGGCAAACTTTGGGCAACACCGTGTAGTAGTCCAGTTAAAGATGTTATTTTGGATTTCACCTTTTCTATATGAGGTCGCCAGGTTAAATGTTTTGTCCAAAACTAGACCCAAGTACTTTTCACTATCTACTCTTTTGATTATTTGATCATCGATTTTCAGTGGTTCAAAGTCatgtagttttatttatattgatagTCAATAAGTTTGAGCGAAACCATGTATTTAAGACATTTAAATCATGTTGTGCGTCCGCAATGACACTATGTATTGTTTgaccaaaataaaataagcagGTGTCATCTGCGTAAAGTCTAGCATCTCCTTTGAGCCCTTTATGTAGGGTATTTACGTATAGAAAGAACAGTAGTGGCCCCAAGATTGATCCCTGAGGGACTCCGCAAGTGATTTTCACAATACTACTTTCATATTCATCAATTTTTACGATTTGGTAACGATTTTCCAAGTAagatttaaacattttgtgCGAAACGTTACTAAATCCGAGATTTTTCAGTTTGTCTAAAAGCAGTTTATGGCTAACCGTATCGAAAGCTTTCTTCAGATCAATAAATGTACCTAAAGCTATTTGCTTATTGTCTaaactgtttttaatttttgtgacaAGGTCGATTGTAGCAGATAAGCAGTTCGAACGTTGCCTGAAaccatattgtttttttttttttttttttatgaaataaggcggcaaacgagcaaacgggtcacctgatggaaagcaacttccgtcgcccatggacactcgcagcatcagaagagctgcaggtgcgttgccggccttttaagagggaatagggtaataggggagggaagggaataggggagggaaggaaatagggtaggggattgggcctccggtaaactcactcactcggcgaaacacagcgcaagcgctgtttcacgccggttttctgtgagaacgtggtatttatccggtcgagccggcccattcgtgccgaagcatggc encodes the following:
- the LOC121729529 gene encoding uncharacterized protein LOC121729529 — encoded protein: MEPQHSEIVIKFKPLYDKILLVLNQGPSPKTRLTFTLIASLILAESGTDLSKTEALRMYAQNMIRISGCLSALCHLFTNSMLQHETWITLCRALSEACHKSVLNQNYCSHLIPLCIERCRRSNTEVLLVLHSLLVDHHTNIKVFYESDGMSVFTRETLLHTSYLSTLNTVIEGTKPSHREYVRNSNSIFQCLRRWVLTDESGSAVTKWAVVVLYSRKKLLGADEKLCYEPVNCENDNNNKNNSNFVGIQNGSTTEHKEEFVENGNSETQDLFRNVMKEVYDWKCKKEPSSET